The stretch of DNA CATCTGGATCGGGCTGGGCGTCGTCGGGATGATGATCTTCCTGGCCGTCACCGCGGACTTCCTGACGCCCTACGATCCCAACTACCAGGACTACACGGCGCTCCGGCAGGCCCCGAGCGCCGACCATCCGTTCGGCACCGATCAGGTCGGGCGGGACGTCTACTCGCGCGTGATCTACGGGACGCGCATCTCGCTGCTGGTCGGCGTGATCGCCGTCGGGATCGGGATGACCGCCGGCGTACTGGTCGGGCTGGTGGCCGGCCTCTACCGGGGCTGGATCGACGAGGTCCTGATGCGGGTGATGGACGCCATCCACGCCTTCCCGGCCCTGGTGCTGGCCCTGGCCATTACGGCGGCCCTTGGGACGGGCATCGTCAACATCATGATCGCCATCGGCATCGTCTACATGCCGTCCTACGCGCGGCTGGTACGGGGGCAGGTGCTCTCGGTCCGCGAGCGCGACTTCGTGATCGCAGCCCAACTCCTCGGCGCGAGCATCCCCCGGCTGATGTTCCTGCACATCTGGCCGAACGTGACCGCGCCGATCATCGTGCAGGCCTCGCTGAACGTGAGCACGGCGATCCTCACCGAGGCCTCGCTGAGCTTCCTGGGGCTGGGCGTCCGCCCGCCGACGCCCAGCTGGGGATCGAGCCTGCAGGGCGGCTACCAGTACCTGAGCACGGCCCCGTGGCTCTCGATCTACCCCGGCCTCGCGATCTTCATCGCCGTGCTGGCCTTCAACCTGTTCGGCGACGGGCTGCGGCAGTTGCTGGACCCGCGCCTGCGCG from Chloroflexota bacterium encodes:
- a CDS encoding ABC transporter permease yields the protein MPAAAPRRRLIQWRRLSPRIWIGLGVVGMMIFLAVTADFLTPYDPNYQDYTALRQAPSADHPFGTDQVGRDVYSRVIYGTRISLLVGVIAVGIGMTAGVLVGLVAGLYRGWIDEVLMRVMDAIHAFPALVLALAITAALGTGIVNIMIAIGIVYMPSYARLVRGQVLSVRERDFVIAAQLLGASIPRLMFLHIWPNVTAPIIVQASLNVSTAILTEASLSFLGLGVRPPTPSWGSSLQGGYQYLSTAPWLSIYPGLAIFIAVLAFNLFGDGLRQLLDPRLRGRGQA